A part of Periophthalmus magnuspinnatus isolate fPerMag1 chromosome 19, fPerMag1.2.pri, whole genome shotgun sequence genomic DNA contains:
- the zgc:56095 gene encoding ferritin, lower subunit-like, protein MQSVVKHNFHVESEADVNKLINLKLTASYTYLALGMYFDRDDVALPKFSSFFLAQSVKERDQAEKLLEYQNMRGGRILLQTIAKPAREDWRGGLDAVSFSLDYQKSLNTCILDIHRRAGNNGDPHLCDFLEEHFLQNSHETIKKLGDYAGSLGRIATNETSGAMGEYLFDKHTL, encoded by the exons ATGCAGTCCGTGGTGAAGCACAACTTTCATGTGGAGTCGGAGGCAGACGTCAACAAACTGATCAACTTGAAACTCACGGCATCCTACACGTATCTGGCTCTT GGGATGTATTTTGACAGGGATGATGTAGCACTGCCAAAATTCTCCAGCTTTTTCCTTGCACAATCCGTAAAGGAAAGGGACCAGGCTGAGAAACTGCTGGAATATCAGAACATGAGAGGAGGACGCATTTTACTTCAGACCATAGCT aaaCCAGCTCGAGAGGACTGGAGAGGTGGACTGGATGCAGTGTCCTTCTCTTTGGATTATCAGAAATCACTCAACACCTGCATTCTGGACATCCACCGCCGAGCTGGCAACAATGGTGATCCTCAT cTGTGTGATTTTCTGGAAGAACATTTTCTTCAAAACAGCCATGAAACCATCAAGAAGCTTGGTGACTATGCGGGCAGTCTGGGCCGTATAGCCACAAATGAAACTTCTGGTGCAATGGGAGAATACCTTTTTGATAAACACACTCTTTAA
- the syt5b gene encoding synaptotagmin Vb: MKLLNRGQHRSTVNMRLISAGVRVRRAVETSEPESEETTETVHHEHHPEHHPEHHEGHEHTHPEHHHPGHGHDYTHMKNKFMNEITHLPIPMWAVGAIVVVVLLLVAACLFCIFKKCFGKKKKPKKARERKAGRRRKAKEGEEEGKENKEGEVKKGEEEDKEHEKLGKLEYSLDYNFTDAQLIVGILQAQDLAAMDMGGTSDPYVKVFLLPDKKKKYETKVQRKNLCPVFNETFIFKIPYAELGGKTLILQVYDFDRFSKHDMIGEIKIPMNSVDLGQPMQMWRDLESGEKEEQEKLGDICISLRYVPTAGKLTVNIMEAKNLKKMDVGGLSDPYVKIVLQQNGKRIKKKKTTVKKNTLNPYFNESFSFEIPFEQIQKVQVVIMVFDYDKLGSNDPIGGTFMGYGATGVGLRHWSDMLANPRRPVAQWHTLMPEEEVEAALKAKPR; encoded by the exons ATGAAGCTACTGAACAGAGGACAACACAGATCAACAG TGAACATGAGGCTGATAAGTGCTGGGGTTCGGGTCAGGCGGGCTGTGGAGACATCTGAGCCTGAATCTGAGGAAACAACTGAGACAGTCCACCATGAGCACCACCCAGAGCACCACCCAGAGCACCACGAAGGGCATGAGCACACCCATCCAGAGCATCACCATCCTGGCCACGGACATGACTACACTCACATGAAGAACAAGTTTATGAATGAAATTACCCATTTGCCGA TTCCCATGTGggctgtgggggccattgtggtggtggtgctGTTGCTGGTTGCTGCCTGCCTCTTCTGTATTTTCAAAAAATGTtttgggaagaagaaaaagccaaagaaagcaagagagaggaaAGCGGGACGTCGAAGAAAGGCTAAAgaaggtgaagaggaggggaaagagaataAG GAGGGAGAAGTgaaaaaaggagaagaggaggataaAGAGCATGAAAAGTTGGGAAAATTGGAGTATTCTTTGGACTACAACTTCACTGATGCACAG CTCATTGTCGGAATACTTCAAGCTCAAGATCTTGCCGCCATGGACATGGGGGGCACGTCAGACCCCTATGTCAAAGTCTTTTTATTGCCAGATAAAAAGAAGAAGTATGAGACCAAAGTTCAACGCAAAAATCTGTGTCCGGTTTTCAATGAAACCTTTATTTTTAAG ATTCCTTATGCAGAGCTGGGCGGTAAGACCTTGATCTTGCAGGTTTATGACTTTGATAGGTTTTCTAAGCATGACATGATTGGTGAGATAAAGATCCCCATGAACAGTGTTGATCTGGGCCAGCCAATGCAAATGTGGAGAGACTTAGAAAGTGGAGAAAAGGAAGAG CAAGAAAAGCTTGGTGATATTTGTATTTCTTTACGGTATGTGCCCACGGCTGGGAAGCTCACTGTAAATATTATGGAAgctaaaaacctaaaaaaaatggATGTCGGTGGATTATCAG ATCCTTATGTGAAGATTGTTCTGCAACAAAATGGAAAACGAATCAAGAAAAAGAAGACAActgtgaagaaaaacacactCAACCCTTATTTCAATGAGAGTTTCAGTTTTGAAATCCCATTTGAACAGATTCAG AAAGTGCAAGTGGTCATTATGGTGTTTGACTATGATAAACTGGGAAGCAATGACCCGATTGGTGGGACCTTCATGGGGTATGGAGCCACTGGAGTCGGCCTGCGTCACTGGTCTGATATGCTGGCCAATCCTAGACGTCCTGTGGCCCAATGGCACACTCTTAtgccagaggaggaggtggaggccgCACTCAAGGCTAAACCCCGCTAG